A genomic window from Qipengyuania oceanensis includes:
- the ilvD gene encoding dihydroxy-acid dehydratase, protein MPDLRSKTSTHGRNMAGARGLWRATGMKDDDFGKPIVAVVNSFTQFVPGHVHLKDLGQLVARQIEAAGGVAKEFNTIAVDDGIAMGHDGMLYSLPSRDLIADSVEYMVNAHCADAMVCISNCDKITPGMLMAAMRINIPVVFVSGGPMEAGKVVLDGKEVALDLVDAMVAAADESYTDEQVAEIERSACPTCGSCSGMFTANSMNCLTEALGLSLPGNGSTLATHADRKQLFERAGRLVVALAKRYYHENDESVLPRSIATFEAFENAMSLDIAMGGSTNTVLHLLAAAHEAGVEFTMSDIDRLSRKVPCLSKVAPAKSDVHMEDVHRAGGIMAILGELEKAGLLHTALPTVHSPTMADALDDWDIGRTQNNKVREFFSAAPGGVPTQTAFSQDRRWAELDLDREGGVIRSAEHAFSQDGGLAVLYGNIARDGCIVKTAGVDESILTFSGTAKVYESQDDAVTAILTGQVVEGDVVVIRYEGPRGGPGMQEMLYPTSYLKSKGLGAACALLTDGRFSGGTSGLSIGHVSPEAAEGGEIALVREGDRIDIDIPNRMIHLAVSDEELAERRATQEARGDEAWTPVEDRPRKVSPALRAYAAMTTSAARGAIRDVDQLSR, encoded by the coding sequence ATGCCCGACCTTCGCTCCAAGACTTCCACCCATGGCCGCAACATGGCGGGCGCGCGGGGGTTGTGGCGCGCGACGGGGATGAAGGACGACGATTTCGGCAAGCCGATCGTCGCGGTGGTCAACAGCTTCACGCAGTTCGTGCCGGGGCACGTCCACCTCAAGGACCTGGGCCAGCTGGTCGCGCGCCAGATCGAGGCGGCAGGCGGCGTCGCCAAGGAATTCAACACCATTGCCGTCGATGACGGGATCGCCATGGGGCACGACGGGATGCTCTACAGCTTGCCGAGCCGTGACCTGATCGCCGACAGCGTCGAGTACATGGTCAACGCCCATTGCGCCGACGCGATGGTCTGTATCTCCAACTGCGACAAGATCACGCCGGGCATGCTGATGGCCGCGATGCGGATCAATATCCCGGTGGTGTTCGTCAGCGGCGGACCGATGGAGGCGGGCAAGGTCGTGCTCGACGGCAAGGAAGTGGCGCTCGACCTGGTGGACGCGATGGTTGCCGCGGCCGACGAAAGTTACACCGACGAGCAGGTCGCCGAGATCGAGCGCTCGGCTTGCCCGACCTGCGGATCGTGCAGCGGCATGTTCACCGCCAATTCGATGAATTGTCTGACCGAGGCGCTCGGCCTCTCGCTGCCCGGCAACGGCTCGACACTGGCGACCCACGCCGATCGCAAGCAGCTGTTCGAGCGGGCGGGGCGGCTCGTGGTGGCTCTCGCCAAGCGTTACTATCACGAGAATGACGAGAGCGTGCTGCCGCGCTCCATCGCGACCTTCGAGGCTTTCGAGAACGCGATGAGCCTGGATATCGCCATGGGCGGTTCGACCAACACCGTGCTTCATTTGCTGGCAGCCGCACACGAGGCAGGCGTCGAGTTCACCATGTCGGACATCGACCGGCTCAGCCGCAAGGTGCCGTGTCTATCGAAGGTCGCCCCGGCAAAGAGCGACGTCCACATGGAGGATGTCCATCGCGCCGGCGGGATCATGGCTATCCTGGGAGAACTGGAGAAGGCGGGCCTCCTCCACACTGCCTTGCCGACAGTGCACAGCCCGACCATGGCCGACGCGCTCGACGACTGGGACATTGGCCGCACCCAGAACAACAAAGTGCGCGAATTCTTTTCCGCAGCGCCGGGCGGCGTGCCGACGCAGACGGCCTTCAGCCAGGATCGCCGCTGGGCCGAGCTCGATCTCGACCGCGAGGGCGGCGTGATCCGCAGCGCCGAACATGCATTCAGCCAGGATGGCGGGCTCGCCGTTCTCTATGGCAACATCGCGCGGGACGGTTGCATCGTGAAGACCGCGGGGGTCGACGAGAGCATCCTGACCTTCTCCGGCACTGCCAAGGTCTACGAGAGCCAGGACGATGCGGTGACCGCGATCCTGACCGGCCAGGTGGTCGAGGGCGACGTGGTCGTCATTCGATATGAAGGCCCGCGCGGTGGGCCGGGCATGCAGGAAATGCTCTACCCGACGAGCTACCTCAAGTCGAAGGGCCTGGGCGCGGCTTGTGCGCTGCTCACCGACGGGCGCTTTTCGGGCGGAACCTCCGGCCTGTCGATCGGCCACGTGAGCCCCGAAGCAGCCGAAGGTGGCGAAATCGCGCTGGTGCGCGAAGGCGACCGGATCGACATCGACATACCCAACCGGATGATCCATCTCGCTGTGAGCGACGAGGAACTGGCGGAGCGCCGTGCAACGCAGGAGGCGCGCGGCGACGAGGCGTGGACGCCGGTGGAGGACCGGCCGCGCAAGGTTTCGCCGGCCCTTCGTGCCTATGCCGCGATGACCACCAGCGCCGCCAGGGGCGCGATCCGCGACGTCGACCAGCTCAGCCGGTGA
- a CDS encoding N-formylglutamate amidohydrolase: MIDGLPYRQVGELVPGRIVCVADHASNYVPDGIELGVPAHLMNEHIALDIGVDGVAERLARRHGIAAHLATVSRLVCDFHREEDNPSVVPMSSDGHTIPGNIGADVERRLELYHRPYHAALAEWLDAARPELIVSLHSFTPSLETSDEERPWEVALLYNEHGEAARQAIRLLREEGLTVGENEPYSGKELNATMNRHAEAHGRPYIAVEVRQDQIANKAQQARWAALLADIANRTALALKSL; encoded by the coding sequence ATGATCGACGGCTTGCCTTACCGACAGGTCGGAGAACTGGTGCCCGGGCGGATCGTCTGCGTGGCAGACCATGCATCCAACTACGTGCCCGACGGCATCGAACTGGGTGTGCCCGCCCACCTCATGAACGAGCACATCGCGCTCGACATCGGGGTCGATGGCGTAGCCGAGCGGCTCGCGCGCCGGCACGGCATTGCCGCCCACCTCGCCACCGTGAGCAGGCTGGTCTGCGACTTTCATCGCGAGGAAGATAATCCGTCGGTGGTCCCCATGTCGAGCGACGGCCACACCATTCCCGGCAATATCGGGGCCGATGTCGAAAGGCGGCTCGAACTCTATCACCGGCCCTATCACGCGGCCCTGGCCGAGTGGCTCGACGCTGCAAGGCCCGAACTGATCGTCTCGCTTCACAGTTTCACGCCCAGCCTCGAAACCAGCGACGAGGAACGGCCGTGGGAAGTCGCGCTGCTCTACAACGAACATGGCGAGGCCGCGCGGCAGGCGATCCGGCTGCTGCGCGAAGAGGGCCTGACCGTGGGCGAAAACGAGCCCTATTCGGGCAAGGAACTCAACGCGACCATGAACCGCCACGCCGAGGCGCACGGCCGCCCCTACATCGCGGTGGAGGTGCGGCAGGACCAGATCGCGAACAAGGCGCAGCAGGCCCGCTGGGCGGCCTTGCTCGCCGATATTGCCAACCGGACCGCGCTCGCGCTCAAGAGCCTGTAG